Proteins from one Bacteroides mediterraneensis genomic window:
- a CDS encoding ABC-F family ATP-binding cassette domain-containing protein codes for MISIDGLTVEFGGTTLFSDLNFQINEKDRIALMGKNGAGKSTLLKILAGVRQPTRGKVTAPKDCVIAYLPQHLMTEDGRTVFEEASQAFAHLKEMEEEIERMNNELATRTDYESDSYMALIEKVASMSEKFYAIDMTHFEEDVEKALLGLGFLREDFNRPTSDFSGGWRMRIELAKLLLQNPDVLLLDEPTNHLDIESIQWLEDFLINSAKAVVVISHDRKFVDNITTRTIEVTMGRIYDYKVNYSQYLVLRKERREQQMKQYEEQQKMIQETKDFIERFKGTYSKTLQVQSRVKMLEKLELIEVDEEDTSALRLKFPPSPRSGNYPVIMEGVGKTYGNHVVFKNANLTIERGDKVAFVGKNGEGKSTLVKCIMNEIDYEGTLTLGHNVQIGYFAQNQASLLDENLTVFQTIDDVAKGEIRNKIRDLLGAFMFGSPEASMKKVKVLSGGERTRLAMIKLLLEPVNLLILDEPTNHLDMKTKDILKQALMDFDGTLIVVSHDRDFLDGLVTKVYEFGHQRVKEHLCGIYEFLETKKLESLQELERKNV; via the coding sequence ATGATTAGTATAGATGGACTGACCGTGGAATTCGGAGGGACCACCTTGTTTAGTGACCTGAACTTTCAGATTAACGAAAAAGACCGTATTGCCCTGATGGGAAAAAATGGCGCCGGCAAATCCACGCTGCTGAAAATACTGGCCGGTGTGCGCCAGCCTACGCGGGGAAAAGTGACCGCCCCCAAAGACTGTGTGATTGCCTATCTGCCGCAGCACCTGATGACGGAAGACGGGCGGACGGTATTCGAAGAAGCCTCTCAGGCTTTTGCCCATCTGAAGGAGATGGAGGAAGAGATTGAGCGGATGAACAACGAACTGGCCACACGGACGGATTATGAAAGTGATTCCTATATGGCCCTGATAGAGAAAGTGGCTTCGATGAGCGAGAAGTTTTATGCCATCGACATGACACATTTTGAGGAAGATGTGGAGAAGGCTTTGTTGGGACTGGGCTTCCTGCGGGAAGACTTCAACCGTCCGACCAGCGATTTCAGCGGAGGGTGGCGGATGCGTATCGAACTGGCCAAGCTGCTGCTCCAGAATCCGGATGTGTTGCTGCTGGATGAGCCGACCAATCACCTGGACATCGAGTCCATCCAATGGTTGGAAGATTTCCTGATCAACAGTGCCAAGGCGGTGGTGGTCATCAGCCACGACCGGAAGTTTGTGGACAACATCACGACCCGTACCATCGAAGTGACCATGGGACGGATTTACGACTATAAGGTGAATTACTCCCAGTACCTGGTGCTGCGGAAGGAACGCCGCGAACAGCAGATGAAGCAATACGAAGAACAGCAGAAGATGATTCAGGAGACCAAGGACTTCATTGAACGTTTCAAGGGCACTTACAGCAAGACCTTGCAGGTGCAGAGCCGGGTGAAGATGCTGGAGAAACTGGAACTGATAGAAGTGGACGAAGAAGATACCTCGGCCTTGCGCTTGAAATTCCCTCCTTCACCACGCAGCGGAAACTATCCGGTCATCATGGAAGGAGTGGGAAAGACGTATGGCAACCACGTGGTGTTCAAGAATGCCAACCTCACCATTGAACGGGGCGACAAGGTGGCTTTTGTGGGAAAGAACGGAGAAGGTAAGTCTACCCTCGTGAAGTGCATCATGAATGAAATAGACTATGAAGGTACGCTGACGCTGGGCCATAACGTGCAGATTGGGTATTTTGCACAGAACCAGGCTTCGTTGCTGGACGAGAACCTGACGGTGTTTCAGACCATTGACGATGTGGCCAAGGGAGAAATCCGCAATAAAATCCGGGACTTGCTGGGAGCCTTCATGTTCGGCAGTCCGGAAGCCTCGATGAAGAAGGTCAAGGTGTTGTCGGGAGGAGAACGTACCCGTCTGGCCATGATTAAACTGTTGCTGGAGCCGGTCAACCTCTTGATTCTGGATGAGCCGACCAACCACTTGGACATGAAGACGAAGGATATCCTGAAACAGGCGTTGATGGATTTCGACGGCACCCTGATTGTGGTATCGCACGACCGTGATTTCTTGGACGGGCTGGTTACGAAGGTGTATGAGTTCGGTCACCAGCGTGTGAAGGAACACTTGTGTGGCATCTATGAGTTTTTGGAGACCAAGAAACTGGAAAGTCTGCAGGAGTTGGAGCGTAAAAACGTCTGA
- a CDS encoding Crp/Fnr family transcriptional regulator — translation MGNFNFYEDKLDLNFWYELCTREGKLCHYKKGEYFVRCGEITHYMGLVKQGYLKYNTIDSEGNEHISGFAFSNTLVGDYLSATHQMPCLTNIIAATDAEVWVCSCEVLNRVFNEDTRLHQMIADSLFHQVYSLYLDMHRSSPKERYVALLKRCPEILQNITLKEVASYLNMTPTYLSRIRKEITFENK, via the coding sequence ATGGGCAATTTTAATTTTTACGAAGACAAGTTAGATTTGAACTTTTGGTATGAGCTCTGCACAAGAGAGGGCAAGTTGTGTCATTATAAAAAAGGAGAATATTTTGTGCGGTGCGGAGAAATTACACACTACATGGGACTCGTGAAACAAGGGTATTTAAAATATAATACAATAGACTCAGAAGGCAATGAACATATTTCTGGTTTTGCCTTTTCTAATACGCTTGTAGGCGATTATCTCAGTGCCACACACCAAATGCCTTGTCTAACTAATATTATTGCTGCCACAGATGCAGAGGTTTGGGTTTGCAGTTGTGAGGTTCTCAATCGGGTGTTTAATGAAGACACAAGATTACATCAGATGATTGCCGATTCTTTGTTTCATCAAGTCTATTCATTGTATTTGGATATGCATCGTTCGTCACCTAAGGAGCGTTATGTGGCATTGTTGAAACGATGTCCTGAGATTCTGCAAAATATTACGCTTAAAGAAGTGGCTTCTTACTTGAATATGACCCCCACCTATCTCAGCCGTATCCGCAAGGAAATTACTTTTGAGAACAAATGA
- a CDS encoding outer membrane beta-barrel family protein, translating to MDCKRFVICTLICVGLSFPVFSQTIGKIVDANQQPVDGATIVMQLPDSTYLGAAISAADGTFILEPELESYQLIVQHLLYQTRLVKGQARDVGIIVLEPKDYNLEEVVIKGEKPLVKVENGRLGYNLSVFSQKLAVNNAYEAITKLPGVQESNGALSLAGASSLTIVMNGKPTTMTAEQLETLLRNTPVERVEKAEVMYSAPPELHVRGAVINVVMKRSNDYSFQGELSTYYQNKYFNSGGANGNFRLSTPKVTLDVMYGADNIKTLEYTNLLSRHTLSDKVYEIIQNEKLSSKSWMHNVRTALECNINEKNHLNVAYTGSFTPDEHNRSIADGSFQQSNLDKFTDKKMHNIAVRYSSGFGLEVGGDYTRYTSDNNQTMFTRLADNSENTYTLTGGQRIDRYSVFADQKHNLANNWSIGYGLSYRYAKDFDFQTYDNVTGNIKPENTEAWLNEQTTSFYFSLSRNWASGTSFSVSATGEYYTIGNYHKWAVYPQASLTYMKSPNHIFQLSLSTDKTYPSYWDMQSSVTYLNGYSELQGTPGLRPMTNYNLNGTYILKQKYIFGLFYTHTSDYFAQSPYQDTDRLALIYKNTNWNYMRMIGANLILPFSIGNWYDARLTLAGMQARQKCNRFFDIPFDRKKWMFVGTLDNTFKICKNLSFELTGNIQTPFIQGTLDLASSFNLTAGMKWNFAKDKCSFTVRCSDIFNSSMPNMKVRFKGQYLDMNSSFYTRTVSLNFTYRFGEYKKSVMKGVDTSRFGH from the coding sequence ATGGATTGTAAAAGATTTGTAATATGCACCTTGATATGTGTAGGACTTTCGTTTCCTGTTTTTAGTCAGACAATAGGGAAAATAGTAGATGCCAACCAGCAGCCGGTGGATGGTGCTACTATCGTCATGCAGTTGCCGGATTCAACCTATCTGGGTGCTGCCATATCCGCGGCCGATGGTACATTCATACTAGAACCGGAACTGGAAAGTTACCAGCTCATTGTTCAACATCTGCTCTATCAGACCAGGTTGGTTAAGGGACAGGCTCGTGATGTCGGTATCATTGTATTAGAGCCGAAAGACTATAATCTGGAGGAAGTGGTAATAAAGGGGGAAAAACCGTTGGTAAAAGTAGAAAACGGACGGCTCGGCTATAACCTTTCAGTGTTTTCGCAGAAACTGGCTGTAAATAATGCATACGAAGCTATAACCAAACTTCCGGGAGTGCAGGAGAGCAACGGCGCGCTTTCTCTTGCCGGAGCAAGTTCACTTACAATTGTAATGAACGGAAAGCCTACAACTATGACAGCAGAGCAATTGGAAACATTACTGCGCAATACGCCGGTGGAGCGTGTGGAAAAAGCGGAAGTCATGTACAGTGCCCCTCCTGAACTTCATGTACGCGGAGCTGTTATCAATGTGGTAATGAAACGCTCGAATGACTATTCATTTCAAGGAGAATTGAGTACTTATTATCAGAACAAATATTTCAACAGCGGCGGTGCAAACGGTAATTTCCGTCTATCCACCCCCAAAGTAACTTTGGATGTAATGTATGGAGCCGACAATATAAAAACGTTAGAATATACAAACCTATTATCCAGGCACACATTGAGTGATAAAGTTTATGAAATTATCCAGAATGAGAAACTGAGTTCCAAAAGCTGGATGCATAATGTAAGAACGGCTCTGGAATGCAACATCAATGAAAAGAATCACCTGAATGTTGCCTATACGGGAAGCTTTACTCCCGACGAACATAACCGCAGCATAGCTGACGGTAGTTTCCAGCAGTCCAATCTTGATAAGTTTACGGATAAGAAAATGCATAACATAGCCGTGCGGTACAGTTCCGGTTTCGGTCTGGAAGTGGGCGGTGATTATACCCGTTATACATCGGATAACAATCAGACAATGTTTACACGGCTTGCTGACAATAGTGAAAACACATATACCCTGACTGGCGGCCAGCGTATCGACCGTTACTCTGTTTTTGCAGACCAGAAACATAATCTGGCAAATAACTGGAGCATAGGCTACGGCCTTTCCTACCGCTATGCAAAAGATTTTGATTTTCAGACGTACGACAATGTGACAGGCAATATAAAACCAGAAAATACAGAAGCCTGGTTAAACGAGCAGACAACCAGTTTTTATTTCTCGTTGAGTAGGAATTGGGCGAGCGGAACTTCATTCTCGGTTTCTGCAACCGGAGAATATTATACTATCGGGAACTATCACAAGTGGGCAGTTTACCCACAGGCCTCACTGACATATATGAAAAGTCCGAACCATATCTTCCAGTTGTCTTTATCAACAGACAAGACATATCCAAGTTATTGGGATATGCAGTCGTCTGTCACATATCTGAACGGATATTCAGAGCTTCAAGGAACACCCGGTTTACGACCTATGACAAACTATAATCTAAACGGTACCTATATACTGAAACAGAAGTATATATTCGGTTTGTTCTATACGCACACATCCGACTATTTTGCCCAGTCTCCCTATCAGGATACCGACCGTCTGGCTCTAATATACAAGAATACCAACTGGAATTACATGCGTATGATAGGCGCCAACCTCATTTTGCCATTCAGCATAGGGAACTGGTATGATGCAAGGCTTACACTTGCAGGAATGCAGGCACGGCAGAAATGTAATCGGTTCTTTGACATACCTTTCGACCGTAAAAAATGGATGTTTGTAGGTACACTTGACAATACCTTCAAGATATGCAAGAACCTTTCGTTTGAATTGACAGGCAACATACAGACTCCATTCATACAAGGAACGCTGGATCTCGCAAGTTCATTCAACCTTACAGCCGGAATGAAATGGAACTTTGCCAAAGACAAATGTTCATTTACGGTACGTTGCAGTGATATTTTCAATTCCAGTATGCCGAATATGAAGGTTCGCTTCAAAGGCCAATATTTGGATATGAACAGCTCTTTCTACACGCGTACGGTTTCTCTGAACTTTACATACCGTTTTGGTGAATATAAAAAATCGGTGATGAAAGGAGTCGATACATCAAGATTTGGACATTAA
- a CDS encoding Crp/Fnr family transcriptional regulator, with translation MGNFNSFIDKLDMEFWHEICAKNGKLCHYKKGDFFVQEGDVIRYMGIVQEGYFKYVTTDSSGNEHITGLALPGAFVGDYLSTTHKTPCMTSLVAATNVEALVCDCEVLNKVFDEDRELHQQLSDLLFHHVYKQYLDTHRFSPKERYIALLKRCPDILQNITIGEVASYLNVTPTYLSRIRKEITFENK, from the coding sequence ATGGGCAATTTTAATTCTTTCATCGACAAATTAGACATGGAATTCTGGCATGAGATTTGTGCTAAGAACGGTAAACTGTGTCATTACAAAAAAGGAGATTTCTTTGTGCAAGAGGGAGATGTTATACGATATATGGGAATTGTGCAAGAGGGATATTTTAAATATGTCACTACAGATTCAAGCGGCAATGAACATATAACCGGATTAGCGCTCCCAGGAGCCTTTGTTGGCGACTATTTAAGTACCACACACAAAACACCTTGTATGACCAGTCTTGTTGCTGCAACAAATGTGGAGGCTCTGGTATGTGACTGTGAAGTACTTAATAAAGTTTTCGATGAGGATAGAGAACTTCATCAACAGCTTTCAGATTTACTATTCCATCATGTGTATAAACAATATTTGGATACACACCGTTTTTCACCCAAAGAACGCTATATCGCTTTATTGAAAAGATGTCCTGATATTCTCCAAAATATTACGATTGGAGAAGTTGCCTCTTATTTGAATGTTACACCAACCTATCTCAGCCGTATCCGCAAGGAAATTACTTTTGAGAACAAATGA
- a CDS encoding Crp/Fnr family transcriptional regulator translates to MNEFNTYLNNLDYSFITDLCKRKGKLHTYRKGDFFIRQHEKKRFAGWVEDGTFQYTHIDEEGEEHIVGYSFTNEYICDYSSFMKGGLSLVGIQAITDCSVYEISSHDIIEYWETNMETQRFGRCVAENLYEMVYERLLDSYCSPEIRYKRLMERCPNLKEAVPLKSIASFLGVTPETVSHIRRKLRG, encoded by the coding sequence ATGAACGAGTTCAATACATACCTCAACAACTTAGACTATTCTTTTATAACAGATTTATGTAAAAGGAAAGGGAAACTGCATACTTATCGTAAAGGAGATTTTTTCATTCGTCAGCATGAGAAAAAACGTTTTGCGGGATGGGTGGAAGATGGTACCTTTCAATATACCCATATTGACGAAGAGGGAGAAGAACACATTGTAGGGTATTCGTTTACAAATGAATATATATGTGACTATTCCTCATTCATGAAAGGCGGCTTGTCCTTGGTAGGCATTCAAGCCATAACAGACTGCTCCGTTTACGAAATATCCTCGCATGACATTATTGAATATTGGGAGACTAATATGGAAACCCAACGGTTCGGAAGATGCGTAGCCGAAAATCTATATGAAATGGTATATGAAAGGCTGCTCGATTCGTATTGCAGCCCTGAAATACGATACAAAAGATTGATGGAGCGTTGTCCCAACCTGAAAGAAGCAGTTCCTTTGAAAAGCATTGCTTCATTCTTGGGTGTTACTCCTGAAACTGTCAGTCACATACGCCGGAAACTGAGGGGATAA
- a CDS encoding outer membrane beta-barrel protein, producing MRLFKYHFFLILMTICCCHTVNAQVCIIGRIVDSEQIPIAGINCVLLNLPDSTLITGATSDLKGRFKLEAKEDKEYILQLSSVGYEKRSQICKPGNLGNIVLNEDAMLLDEVVVTPQILNTFGNKNQLILSETAMKVGNNALDAISSLPQFKTDISSDALVTVDNKSILVLIDGMRRSSRELKMLKADEIKNIQYYSNPPARYAHENIGAVIDVKTKKKADKLYSLYLDTKNGITTGYGTDMLSMAYRDSLNMFTAAYFIDYRALNDNRMNNTYSYDGKINEYRGLPGSYNGQYHIGQLTYQRYQGKNLFNAKVEYRKSPGKQEYEQELMGKNDNPPINSRSLQSDYSSISADLYYMYMFSQNRNLSINILNTYYHSNSDNILTNKEGGYSFENHIDNKSYSLIAEVLYGDKLWNGDFNLGAYYQYKNLDQKYNFTENSTVDTQKEYVYADYSNAVGKFSYNIGLGLENNHYETATNEKFNYWVFRPSLSLNMQNNKHSAIRLTASINSSIPNVGDLTNSIVTIDEHFYSQGNTALKPYYYYYTNLGYQYVSDNGKFYIAPSVTYSYYPNKNMPALFTEGDDVILKITEINNVHNIGASLSLNYKPINWLVLRPFYNYEYTTYKTYNQAVKHDFHNAGISIQFLPKNWQIMWNGNLPMTLVDGDIYTRMGFNMSTSVLYKFKSMSVGMEYIYNPNPSKVYADIKGFSYAEETRWNNFKNLMSLKFTYYFSKGKSRNHAGKRISNSDKDSGLININTAK from the coding sequence ATGAGACTATTTAAATATCACTTCTTTTTGATACTTATGACGATATGTTGTTGCCATACAGTAAATGCACAAGTATGCATCATTGGGCGAATTGTGGATTCGGAACAGATTCCTATTGCAGGGATAAATTGTGTCCTTTTGAATTTGCCGGATTCGACTTTGATAACCGGAGCTACAAGTGATTTGAAAGGAAGGTTTAAATTAGAGGCAAAGGAGGATAAAGAATATATCCTGCAATTATCATCTGTTGGATATGAGAAGAGAAGCCAAATCTGCAAACCCGGTAATTTGGGAAATATAGTGCTTAACGAGGATGCCATGCTTCTTGACGAAGTGGTCGTTACTCCACAAATACTGAATACTTTCGGGAACAAAAATCAATTGATACTGAGCGAAACAGCCATGAAAGTAGGCAACAATGCTTTGGATGCTATCAGTAGTCTGCCACAATTTAAGACAGACATCAGCAGTGATGCTCTGGTGACTGTGGACAATAAAAGTATTCTTGTACTGATAGATGGGATGAGGCGTTCTTCGCGTGAACTGAAAATGCTCAAAGCTGATGAAATTAAGAATATTCAGTATTATAGCAATCCTCCGGCAAGGTACGCCCATGAAAACATAGGAGCCGTTATTGATGTGAAAACAAAGAAGAAAGCTGATAAACTATACAGCCTATATCTTGACACAAAGAACGGAATAACAACGGGATACGGTACAGATATGCTCTCGATGGCATATAGGGACTCTCTGAATATGTTCACTGCGGCGTATTTTATCGATTATAGGGCACTGAACGACAATAGGATGAACAACACCTATTCGTATGATGGAAAAATAAATGAATATCGAGGACTGCCAGGCAGTTATAACGGGCAATATCATATTGGTCAGCTTACCTATCAGCGTTATCAAGGCAAGAATCTTTTCAATGCCAAAGTTGAATACCGTAAATCACCCGGCAAACAAGAATACGAACAAGAGCTGATGGGGAAAAACGATAATCCTCCCATCAACAGTAGAAGCCTCCAAAGCGACTATTCATCCATTTCGGCCGACTTGTACTATATGTATATGTTTAGTCAGAACAGAAATTTATCTATAAATATATTAAATACCTATTATCATTCAAACTCAGATAATATTTTGACAAACAAAGAAGGCGGATACTCATTTGAAAACCATATAGACAACAAATCTTATTCCTTAATCGCTGAAGTTCTGTATGGCGATAAATTATGGAACGGAGATTTCAATCTGGGCGCTTATTACCAATATAAAAACCTAGACCAGAAATATAATTTTACTGAAAACTCAACAGTTGACACACAAAAAGAATATGTATATGCCGATTATAGCAATGCGGTAGGTAAATTTTCATATAATATAGGTCTTGGACTGGAAAACAATCATTATGAAACAGCGACAAACGAAAAGTTTAATTATTGGGTATTTCGCCCATCTTTGTCTCTTAATATGCAAAACAATAAACATTCTGCTATAAGGTTAACGGCTTCAATAAATTCATCGATACCTAATGTAGGAGATCTTACCAATAGCATCGTAACCATTGACGAACATTTTTATTCACAAGGAAATACAGCACTTAAACCATATTATTACTATTACACAAACCTTGGCTACCAATATGTTTCTGACAATGGGAAATTTTATATTGCCCCATCAGTAACCTATTCGTATTATCCGAATAAGAATATGCCAGCATTATTTACCGAAGGTGACGATGTTATTCTTAAGATAACGGAAATAAATAATGTTCATAATATAGGGGCATCTTTGTCGTTGAATTACAAGCCCATCAACTGGCTTGTACTCCGGCCATTCTATAACTATGAATATACAACATACAAGACATACAATCAAGCCGTAAAGCATGACTTCCATAATGCGGGTATTAGTATCCAGTTCCTGCCTAAAAACTGGCAGATTATGTGGAATGGTAATCTTCCTATGACATTGGTCGATGGTGACATATATACTCGTATGGGATTCAATATGAGTACTTCAGTGCTTTACAAATTCAAGTCAATGTCAGTGGGGATGGAATATATTTACAATCCCAATCCATCAAAAGTATATGCTGACATCAAAGGATTCAGCTACGCGGAAGAAACCAGATGGAACAACTTCAAGAATCTTATGTCCCTGAAGTTCACCTACTATTTCTCCAAAGGCAAATCCCGCAATCATGCAGGAAAACGTATCAGTAATTCAGATAAAGATTCTGGACTGATAAATATTAATACTGCAAAATAA
- a CDS encoding outer membrane beta-barrel family protein: MKKLFLAIIACWVLLPAYSQYVVKGKIMDPENAVMSMVNVAFLNQMDSTLVSGAVSDSCGIYSTSLAEGNYIIRYSYLGYKTLYKKMQVNADRTLPVVRMEASQTTLKEVEVTAYRKPFKLDRDGLLADVENTILAKQTNLNDLLCKIPGIQQRGNSIEVIGKGSPVYYINGREVMDQTELDNLSVDEIRSVKLIMNPSIRYNSEQRAVIEIKTKRLGDGFAFNVKGNLQQGNHFKQNYLINGSYNYKDWDFFFSYNYNRGKNNSALDAYQQTQSDTVWNLTQLSAKQIFNESHTYMGGVSYHFSPESEIGLKYVGKHSQNSTFSNDTLSMIPDRGISTFMKNHRDVSGKSISHHLNLYYVNDWENGWKINTYGDYIRKTDQGNGYIREWESGRSETSLNYYNKAVWDLFAAKLRLSYDTEKAGTISFGYDFSHTSGTNYIENVRALNNGRTKNMELKNSLFLAYDFSWKNLSMGAGFRYEYLRSDLKETYTGKRQNQNYHNFLPSVSLSYNTENLQQSFSYSIHTERPPFDEMNDNAVYTDRFTYWKGNLYLKQAITHDLNYMLFYKFLLINLNYNNIHHPLILAFHSMPGNSAVTINSMDNFNKMHNLTGMVNIQYPVKWWIPSLTLTCMKTFFSYPGPNESILKAGRPLVMVNFNNSFTLPSGFLLSADFSYGSKGYYQLYESKGFTSFNLSLKKSFLKDKLQLSLDAYDIFNKNNTRASARLHDIIMNTVGKEETRKVGFTVTYRFRTEKKMKNQSAAETEMSRLNMDNQ; encoded by the coding sequence ATGAAAAAACTATTTTTAGCTATAATAGCCTGTTGGGTTTTGCTGCCGGCTTACAGCCAGTATGTTGTAAAAGGAAAAATCATGGACCCAGAAAATGCAGTGATGTCGATGGTAAATGTGGCCTTTTTGAATCAGATGGACAGTACCCTTGTCAGCGGAGCGGTATCCGATTCTTGCGGGATATACAGCACATCGCTTGCGGAGGGAAATTATATTATCCGTTATTCTTATCTGGGTTACAAAACACTGTATAAGAAAATGCAGGTCAATGCCGACCGTACGCTGCCGGTGGTTCGGATGGAAGCCTCACAGACCACGCTGAAAGAAGTGGAAGTCACCGCGTATCGGAAGCCATTCAAACTGGACCGTGATGGGCTGTTGGCCGATGTGGAGAATACCATTCTTGCCAAACAAACCAACCTGAACGACTTGCTTTGCAAGATTCCGGGGATACAGCAAAGAGGAAACTCCATTGAAGTGATAGGGAAAGGAAGTCCTGTCTATTACATTAACGGCAGGGAAGTGATGGACCAGACCGAACTGGATAATCTGTCTGTCGATGAGATTCGTTCCGTTAAACTGATTATGAATCCGAGCATACGATACAATTCGGAGCAGCGTGCCGTCATCGAAATAAAGACCAAACGGTTGGGGGATGGATTTGCTTTCAATGTAAAGGGCAATCTGCAGCAGGGAAACCATTTCAAACAGAACTATCTCATAAATGGCAGTTACAATTACAAGGACTGGGACTTCTTTTTCTCTTACAATTACAACCGGGGAAAAAACAATTCAGCACTTGACGCTTACCAGCAGACACAAAGTGACACTGTCTGGAACCTGACCCAACTGAGCGCAAAACAGATTTTTAATGAAAGCCATACCTATATGGGAGGGGTTTCCTATCATTTCTCACCCGAATCGGAAATCGGACTGAAGTACGTGGGCAAGCACAGTCAAAACAGTACCTTTTCCAATGACACCCTTTCCATGATACCGGACCGGGGAATCTCCACGTTCATGAAGAACCATAGGGACGTATCCGGAAAATCAATCAGTCACCACCTCAATCTGTATTACGTGAACGACTGGGAAAATGGTTGGAAAATAAATACCTACGGTGACTATATCCGTAAAACGGACCAAGGCAACGGCTATATCCGTGAATGGGAAAGTGGACGTTCGGAAACTTCATTGAATTATTATAATAAAGCTGTGTGGGACTTGTTCGCTGCCAAGCTCCGCCTCTCGTATGATACCGAGAAAGCGGGAACCATCAGTTTCGGTTATGATTTCAGTCATACAAGCGGAACGAACTACATCGAAAATGTACGTGCCCTGAATAATGGAAGGACAAAAAATATGGAGTTGAAGAATTCGCTTTTTCTGGCATACGATTTTTCCTGGAAAAATCTTTCGATGGGGGCTGGGTTCCGTTATGAATACCTTCGCAGTGACTTAAAGGAAACTTATACCGGAAAGCGGCAGAATCAGAACTATCATAATTTTCTGCCTTCTGTTTCGCTCAGTTATAATACGGAGAATCTACAGCAGTCGTTCAGTTACTCCATTCATACAGAACGACCTCCTTTTGACGAGATGAACGACAATGCCGTCTATACCGACCGTTTCACCTATTGGAAAGGAAACCTATATCTGAAACAGGCAATAACTCATGACTTGAACTATATGTTGTTTTACAAGTTCCTACTTATAAACTTGAATTATAACAATATACATCATCCCTTAATATTGGCATTTCACAGTATGCCGGGAAACTCGGCAGTGACAATAAACAGCATGGATAATTTTAATAAAATGCATAATCTGACAGGTATGGTAAATATACAATATCCAGTGAAGTGGTGGATACCTTCGCTTACACTGACCTGCATGAAGACCTTCTTCAGTTATCCGGGGCCGAACGAGAGTATTCTAAAAGCCGGGCGTCCGTTGGTGATGGTGAACTTCAACAACAGTTTCACACTCCCTTCCGGATTCCTGTTGTCTGCTGATTTTAGTTATGGCTCCAAAGGATATTATCAGTTATATGAATCGAAGGGTTTCACCTCCTTCAACCTGAGTTTGAAGAAATCGTTCCTGAAAGACAAGCTTCAACTTTCACTGGATGCTTACGACATTTTCAATAAGAACAATACGCGTGCTTCAGCCCGTCTGCATGATATTATCATGAATACTGTTGGAAAGGAGGAAACCCGAAAAGTCGGTTTCACGGTTACTTATCGCTTCCGCACGGAAAAGAAGATGAAGAATCAGAGTGCAGCTGAGACGGAAATGTCGCGGTTGAATATGGACAATCAGTGA